Proteins encoded within one genomic window of Argiope bruennichi chromosome 7, qqArgBrue1.1, whole genome shotgun sequence:
- the LOC129976703 gene encoding RNA-binding protein 4.1-like, with translation MAAPRTKLFVGHLPDGCTNADLLSLFEKYGTVKECDVINKYGFVHMSTPEEAEDAIKALNNYNFRGSSLSVERSKSKLHPEPGAPGRAKGGMPRGSRGGYGSRGAYPRGSVGGYSNGYNRYDGPPFGGRDRVDDFYPDRYGGSSMSSRMRPYPMPYDRPSMAMPRDDYGYRSSPYSMPSRDPYARPAALPPRDLYERRATTYPSTSDYLYSRRSPPPPQMPSSGRSYWYGDSFDDPSRGVPPTATRRPYF, from the exons ATGGCTGCACCA cgtACAAAACTTTTTGTTGGTCATTTGCCAGATGGCTGCACAAATGCAGACTTATTGAGTCTGTTTGAAAAGTATGGCACTGTCAAGGAATGTGACGTTATAAACAAATATGGTTTTGTG caCATGAGCACTCCAGAGGAAGCAGAAGATGCCATTAAAGCACTTAATAATTATAACTTCAGAGGTTCTTCTTTAAGTGTAGAA aGAAGCAAAAGCAAATTGCATCCAGAGCCTGGTGCACCTGGCCGTGCTAAAGGTGGAATGCCTAG GGGCTCTAGAGGTGGCTATGGTAGTCGGGGAGCTTATCCACGAGGTAGCGTCGGTGGATATTCAAATGGCTACAACAGATATGATGGTCCACCATTTGGAGGTCGAGATCGTGTAGATGACTTTTATCCAGATCGTTATGGTGGAAGTAGCATGAGTTCTAGGATGCGTCCATATCCAATGCCTTATGACCGTCCTTCCATGGCTATGCCTCGTGATGACTATGGGTATAGGTCATCACCATATTCAATGCCTTCTAGAGACCCTTATGCCAGACCAGCTGCACTTCCACCAAGAGATTTGTATGAAAGAAGGGCTACAACTTACCCTTCTACTAGTGATTATTTGTATTCTCGACGTTCTCCTCCCCCTCCACAAATGCCTAGCTCTGGCAG gtCTTATTGGTATGGAGACTCATTTGATGATCC gtCTCGAGGAGTTCCTCCTACTGCCACCCGACGACCTTACTTCTAA